Proteins co-encoded in one Centroberyx gerrardi isolate f3 chromosome 18, fCenGer3.hap1.cur.20231027, whole genome shotgun sequence genomic window:
- the sgk1 gene encoding serine/threonine-protein kinase Sgk1 isoform X4, with translation MKDKTTTLTSFMKQRRMGLNDFIQRLATNSYACKHPEVQSILNLSPPQDAELMNANPSPPPSPSQQINLGPSSNPTAKPSDFHFLKVIGKGSFGKVLLARHRTDDQFYAVKVLQKKAILKKKEEKHIMSERNVLLKNVKHPFLVGLHYSFQTADKLYFILDYINGGELFYHLQRERCFLEPRARFYAAEIASALGYLHSLNIVYRDLKPENILLDSQGHIILTDFGLCKENIEPNGTTSTFCGTPEYLAPEVLHKQPYDRTVDWWCLGAVLYEMLYGLPPFYSRNTAEMYDNILNKPLQLKPNISNAARHLLEGLLQKDRTKRLGCTDDFTEIKNHMFFSPINWDDLNAKKLTPPFNPNVTGPNDLRHFDPEFTDEPVPSSIGCSPDSALVTASIKEAAEAFLGFSYAPSMDSYL, from the exons ATGAAAGACAAAACGACCACGTTGACGT CTTTTATGAAACAGAGGAGAATGGGCCTGAACGACTTCATTCAGAGGCTTGCCACCAACTCCTACGCCTGCAAGCA tCCTGAGGTTCAGTCTATTCTGAACCTGAGCCCTCCTCAGGATGCTGAGCTCATGAACGCAAACCCCTCTCCTCCA cCCAGTCCATCCCAACAGATCAACCTCGGTCCATCCTCCAACCCCACGGCCAAGCCCAGCGATTTCCACTTCCTCAAGGTGATCGGCAAGGGCAGCTTCGGCAAGGTCCTGCTGGCGCGCCACCGCACGGACGACCAGTTCTACGCGGTCAAAGTCCTACAGAAAAAGGCCATCCTCAAGAAGAAGGAG GAGAAACACATCATGTCAGAGAGGAATGTGCTGCTGAAGAACGTCAAGCACCCGTTCTTGGTGGGCCTGCACTATTCCTTCCAAACGGCAGACAAACTCTACTTCATCTTGGACTACATCAACGGAGGAGAG cTGTTCTACCACCTACAACGAGAGCGGTGCTTCCTAGAGCCCAGAGCCAGGTTCTACGCGGCGGAGATCGCCAGCGCGCTGGGCTACCTCCACTCCCTCAACATCGTCTACAGAGACCTGAAGCCGGAGAACATCCTGCTGGACTCCCAGGGCCACATCATCCTCACGGATTTCGGCCTGTGCAAGGAGAACATCGAACCCAACGGGACCACCTCCACCTTCTGCGGTACGCCGGAG TATTTGGCTCCTGAGGTTCTACACAAGCAGCCGTATGACAGGACGGTAGACTGGTGGTGTTTAGGAGCTGTGCTGTATGAGATGCTCTATGGCCTG CCTCCGTTCTACAGCCGCAACACAGCGGAGATGTATGACAACATCCTGAACAAGCCGCTGCAACTGAAACCCAATATCTCCAACGCAGCCAGACACCTGCTGGAGGGCCTGCTGCAGAAGGACCGCACCAAGAGGCTCGGCTGCACCGACGacttt ACTGAGATTAAGAACCACATGTTCTTCTCCCCCATCAACTGGGATGACCTCAACGCCAAGAAGCTCACCCCTCCCTTCAACCCCAACGTG acGGGTCCTAACGACCTGCGGCACTTCGACCCAGAGTTCACAGACGAGCCGGTGCCCAGCTCCATCGGCTGTTCACCGGACAGTGCCCTCGTCACGGCCAGCATCAAAGAGGCTGCTGAGGCCTTCCTGGGCTTCTCCTACGCCCCCTCCATGGACTCCTACCTATAG
- the sgk1 gene encoding serine/threonine-protein kinase Sgk1 isoform X3, producing MRVERLFFTMTIKTETDQPVLTYSKSRGLVSLLTAFMKQRRMGLNDFIQRLATNSYACKHPEVQSILNLSPPQDAELMNANPSPPPSPSQQINLGPSSNPTAKPSDFHFLKVIGKGSFGKVLLARHRTDDQFYAVKVLQKKAILKKKEEKHIMSERNVLLKNVKHPFLVGLHYSFQTADKLYFILDYINGGELFYHLQRERCFLEPRARFYAAEIASALGYLHSLNIVYRDLKPENILLDSQGHIILTDFGLCKENIEPNGTTSTFCGTPEYLAPEVLHKQPYDRTVDWWCLGAVLYEMLYGLPPFYSRNTAEMYDNILNKPLQLKPNISNAARHLLEGLLQKDRTKRLGCTDDFTEIKNHMFFSPINWDDLNAKKLTPPFNPNVTGPNDLRHFDPEFTDEPVPSSIGCSPDSALVTASIKEAAEAFLGFSYAPSMDSYL from the exons ATGAGAGTAGAgcgacttttttttacaatgacgatcaaaacagagacagaccaGCCTGTCCTGACCTACTCCAAATCAAGAGGGCTAGTGTCATTACTCACCG CTTTTATGAAACAGAGGAGAATGGGCCTGAACGACTTCATTCAGAGGCTTGCCACCAACTCCTACGCCTGCAAGCA tCCTGAGGTTCAGTCTATTCTGAACCTGAGCCCTCCTCAGGATGCTGAGCTCATGAACGCAAACCCCTCTCCTCCA cCCAGTCCATCCCAACAGATCAACCTCGGTCCATCCTCCAACCCCACGGCCAAGCCCAGCGATTTCCACTTCCTCAAGGTGATCGGCAAGGGCAGCTTCGGCAAGGTCCTGCTGGCGCGCCACCGCACGGACGACCAGTTCTACGCGGTCAAAGTCCTACAGAAAAAGGCCATCCTCAAGAAGAAGGAG GAGAAACACATCATGTCAGAGAGGAATGTGCTGCTGAAGAACGTCAAGCACCCGTTCTTGGTGGGCCTGCACTATTCCTTCCAAACGGCAGACAAACTCTACTTCATCTTGGACTACATCAACGGAGGAGAG cTGTTCTACCACCTACAACGAGAGCGGTGCTTCCTAGAGCCCAGAGCCAGGTTCTACGCGGCGGAGATCGCCAGCGCGCTGGGCTACCTCCACTCCCTCAACATCGTCTACAGAGACCTGAAGCCGGAGAACATCCTGCTGGACTCCCAGGGCCACATCATCCTCACGGATTTCGGCCTGTGCAAGGAGAACATCGAACCCAACGGGACCACCTCCACCTTCTGCGGTACGCCGGAG TATTTGGCTCCTGAGGTTCTACACAAGCAGCCGTATGACAGGACGGTAGACTGGTGGTGTTTAGGAGCTGTGCTGTATGAGATGCTCTATGGCCTG CCTCCGTTCTACAGCCGCAACACAGCGGAGATGTATGACAACATCCTGAACAAGCCGCTGCAACTGAAACCCAATATCTCCAACGCAGCCAGACACCTGCTGGAGGGCCTGCTGCAGAAGGACCGCACCAAGAGGCTCGGCTGCACCGACGacttt ACTGAGATTAAGAACCACATGTTCTTCTCCCCCATCAACTGGGATGACCTCAACGCCAAGAAGCTCACCCCTCCCTTCAACCCCAACGTG acGGGTCCTAACGACCTGCGGCACTTCGACCCAGAGTTCACAGACGAGCCGGTGCCCAGCTCCATCGGCTGTTCACCGGACAGTGCCCTCGTCACGGCCAGCATCAAAGAGGCTGCTGAGGCCTTCCTGGGCTTCTCCTACGCCCCCTCCATGGACTCCTACCTATAG